The window CTGAACAAGCACGCAGACttaacactgagagacagaaaatacCACATGGAACTCAAACAATACATGAAACCACAAATCCTAAAGCAcggaataaacagaaacatgaactcTAATAATaaccatcatcaccaccaccacaagagaatgagaaaacaatccaaaacaccaagatagctgaaacacaaagtaccagagaaacataaagaataatccatgatgcaaaagtaaaccaaaacataataaactcaaaatactgggtccgacggacccagaaccgtgacagtttTAGAGCAACCAGAGGGTGTAAACGGATGTGACAGGTTCATCATTTGTTGAAGAGTATTACAGTTTTCTTTGAACATTGTTGGAAATATTTGGACATCATCATCAGATGTGCTTTCATTCTTTCATTTATGAATTAGTACTTTTACTAAACTGAAGActgattgtgtttttttcaccagtgtgcattaaagtgtgtgttaatgtaaaaaaaaaattaaaattctaAAAGTTATAAGTTTAAAGTACATCAGCTATGGCACAGCCTAATTCTTGTCAATTTCTTCAGTTTCAGTGATGCCAAGAAAGAGGTATTCCCAGTACAGCTGTCTCTAAAAAAACCTTCCTTTTTCAGTTTTCGCCATATGAAGCATTCAGCAAGGTTACTCACAGCTGCATAGGTTACTCAGCAATCCAGATAAAAGGGAGACACAGTCACGACAAACTATGTTTCACAATATTAACATCAATACGCTGCCTCAAAAGAATTTGATGAGAGGCATTTAAGCCTGTGAAATTTCTCATTTTCCTCATGGCTGAGCAGCACGGACTCAGCCAGGACAGAGCAACACGTCTCCCAGCCATTAACCTGTAATTTCATTCTTCTTTAGAGACACACATCTTCCTTCCTTGTTTATTTTTCAGTAAGGAGCACAAAAAAAGCCAAATTGTACTGCAGCACATTACCCACAAAGCAGCAATACAGGTTTCATTTCAGTGAGGAGTGGATTTCATTGTGTATCACTATCATGAGACGGGTTAATCCTCAGTGTATATGGAGTGGGTTATGTTTAACATGAGTTTAGTAGGAATGATAAATTCCAAAGAAAGTAGAGCATTACCTTTAAAGCAGATGTATGAAAAGTGAATGTGGGCAACACAAGAAGAGACAGTTTAGGAGTCCATAATGACATCGGGGATTTGTCTTGTAGGAGCTCAACCGTCGGTCAGCGAAACACACTAGACACGCACATCTGTACGAAGAAGCTCGAACATGTATGTGcatgtttttttcattctgtcttttctctctcccatgtgcacacacacacacacacataccaatCGATAGGCAACTCACAGGCAATCAGACGCCATTATTTGTGAAGTTCCACTTCAGTTCACATGAGTTGATAAAGGAGGCTACTATTGATTCAGCGGCCCTGAAGGAGAGAGCAATTTAAGCAACCGATGGGGCATAAAACAAACTGGATCACAGGAAAGGCATAGCCATGGAGGGAGGACAGAAGGACATGTTTTTATAGATGGGCTCGGGCtagtgagggaaaaaaaaaaaaaaaaaaaaaacgcactATACTTCTGCTTCTCAGGTGCCAGATTTCACATTTCTATTGATATTTTTAATCCGCACTGAGTTGATGTAATTACGCCTGAGCGCTATGATGCCAAAAGAACAAGCAGGTAATGACGATATGTAAATGGAGGGGTGGcggagggggggggggcatttCCACTGGAGTTTGAACAAACAAGTCATCTGGTTGATGAATGATGTACATTCGCTTATGTGGGGGCTCTTCATTAATATTCATTACACTGATGTACACAGCAGTCAACTGATGAGCCGCTCTCAAGATAACACCAGCAACAgccaaagtgtttgtgtgtttgagtgcgATTAGGAGAGACAAAGGAGGAGGATGTGGCAGTGCAAATGAAGAACTGAGGAACAGAGTTGAATTGTTCAGAGGGAATTTTACCTTTTTAAACTCCTCCCATGAGTTGCTCCAGGTCCAGTAGTGTGCTTTGTATTGTCCAAGCCTCACAGCCATCAGTTCATTCCCACGGTAATAAAATATTGGCCTGAAGATGGCGagaagaggcaaaaaaaaaagctcagatTTACTTCAACTTGCATATATTTACATCAAATTGCCTTAGAAAATGTCCAATCTTGcattcttgcattttttttatacatcaGAGGAGGAACGTGAACTCCCTAAAAATACCTCAAACTGTTGTGAATGTCCGTTTATGGTCAAAATTAAGAGTCTGACACTAGAAAAGGACTGAAAAATGGCACAGAAAGCAAATGTTGTGGGAGTTGTGGgactttattaggcacacctgttaacgcaaatatctaatcagccaatcatatgGCAGCAATTCAGTGtctttaggcatgtagacatgggcAAGACGACCTGTTCAAGTTCAAACCGGggatcagaatggggaagaaaggtgatttaagtgactatATATGTGGCACGGTTGTTGGGGTCAGATGGGCAGCAGTATATCAGAACCTGCTGATCAACTGGGATTTTCCAACACAACCATCTCAGAATTGAAACACTAGTaattcaaataaccacttgttatcACTAAATCTACAACagaccttgaagcagatggtcagctaaaaaaaggaaactgaaCAATAGAAGATTTCAAATACGCTGCCCGGTCTTGTGAGTCTCAATTTTTGGTGTAACATTCAGGcaagggtcagaatttggcataaataaaaagaaagcattGATCCATCCCACAATTTAGACTGGTGTTGGTGTAATGTTGTAGGGGATATTTTCGTGAGGAGTTAAGGAAGaccaaaagtgtgtgtgtgtgctcacctGTTTTTGAGTGGCTGGGAGGAGTTGAGCAAAACAGGTGTTAGGTCCAGTCCGTCTAGGATTCGATCATCAGGAGGGTTGATGCCCGCGAGAACCAGACTAGTGGTGAACAAGTCCATGACATTGGCCAACTGGAAGTTCACctatagaaaagagaagaaaataaaagggTCTAGTAAaataataacacagagaaaagcaTGTTTGTTTGAGGACCatccacacagaaacacactacTAGAGTTTTGTCTTTTGATCGCTTGTTCATATCTTCCACGGGTTCTGAAATGTCCTCCTTGATGACTGAAGTCCTTGAAATCAAGAATGAGCTGTGGCAACATGCTAACAATGCACAGTCATGATAAGCATTCGTTCCATGTGTGGTTGTGTGTACACACGCAGGAAAAGAGATGCATTTCAACAGTCTCCACTCTAATCTCTGCATGCAGGTTTATTATTAAAACTCCAAAATGCTTCTCTTTCTAAATGAGTTTTGGGAGGGAAATGGGAAAAAAggaggagcaaaaaaaaaaaaaaaagaggaaaggagAGGAAGTAGAGAGAGGACAAGACATTGGCGAGAAGGTGGCTGAAGCTAGAGCGAGCTGGCGTTTTATCTCCTTCTCCCAGTCCCAGTGaaaagctttattttatttataaacttTGAACTATTTTCAGATAAAATGCCATTTTTTCGCTGTCATCCTTGATCTTCCGTTCCATTCTCTCCTGAGCGAGCCTTAGAGGGAGACGGCACGCTCACAATCAGATAGCGCTATCAGCCCTCTGCAGCTGCACCGCCATGTGCCGCTGTGCTCCTATCGGCAGCCAGCACACATACAGGCGTACACACAAGCTCCTAAGCACTGAAATGAATTCCCCTTTTCTTCTGTATCCACAGAACTAGCCACAGAAAGGGCTCTGCAATGCACTCCATGATCTATCTGCACATCCAGacgctctttctctctttcgTGCGTGCGTACACAAACATGGAGAGATTTGgtcctttatttcatttttctttttctttttttaagtccctctaacacagacacacacagaccattaaagaagacaggacaaaaggacAAGAGGAGAAGCAGCACTGACATTTAGTTGGGAATAACTCGCGTCTCCAAAAACCGAAAGTTTAAAACTTGGACTGGTCTGACAGAGGAGTTTATCTCACGAGTTGCCATCTTTTATTTCCTCCCTTATTAGCTCTGCTCTCTTTTGCAGTctaagctgattttttttcaaatcaccctttgttcttttctcttttgtccCACTCTTTGCCCCCTATTAATGTCACATTCTCCTGTTTCTCCATTGTAAGCAGTGATGTTGTTTATCTGAGGAGGCAGTGCTTCTATCCCCATCTCTGCCAGTGTGTCTGCAGCCTGATAACCCACCGAAGGGGATTGCGATGCTCAACAATGTTGTGGCACTGTCAGCCCACCCACCTCCCAATCTCTGTTCTTGTACCCACCATCCAGCCCCTCACCTGCCTTCAGGCACTGGGAGAATGCTGAATCCGCATCTGCTTCAGAGCACCCGTGCGCCTTCATCTCAGATCTGCTCCTTCCATCCtccaaaatatacagtaagTGAATGACTAATCAGAAACATTCACCTGCACTCAGACTCGTGTCAGTTTAATTGAGTCATCACTCATATTCATTCACTGATAACAGGCTTTATTTTCTATTAATAGGCATGGAAATACCAAGCTCATGTAAATGAAGCCAATGGAGAAACCCTACAAAACTTGCAGGTCTGAGTCAATCCCTGTGGACTGCCATATTAACATTTCTAACTTTCTAGCAAAATTAAATATGTGAACAGGCTGATAACTGTATGCAGGACGTGTCTGAACTGTATCAAGGCCTAAAGTGATGCTCTATCTACAGCCACCCAGTCTGCTATCTATCTGCTGGGTTTAACCTCCACCAGTTCAACTCACTGAACTGGATCTCTTGactgtttcagtgtttgtgccttctggagcattttaatgtggttataagaataataatatgGGCTGCTGTGCTACTGTACTAACACCCCTTCCAAGATGCCTGTGCTACACGTTTGATGTGCTACAGTGTGTCTTTTGCCTGCTTCTGCTtaaggcttcttcctgttaaaagggagtttttctttcccactgtcaccaaatgcttgctcaGAGGAGgtcgtttgattgttggggttttctctctatgaagggtctttaccttacaatataaatcaccttaaggtaactgttgttgtgatttggtgctatataaataaaattgaataaaaattCTGGTATCGCATGTTCTTTATacataataattaataaataaaccaaGATAACAGCAGACATAATGCTAACTGTTGAAATAGTATTTTTGTCACCAATTCCCGAATGCTCCAAAAACTTTCTCCTGATTTCTGTGTTGGGTCACTACAATAAACCTGATGAAATCCCCCATTTAAGAAAAGCTTGCCAGCTTTGTAATTTGTCTCCAGGATTTTGTTCAGAGGgtttacagacttttcaaagcACCCATCAACAGAGATTTGAAAAGACTACAAAATAAAGACAGGGGGACAATCTTGTATCTGTTATCCTCCCTCCCAAGCGACACAAAGTGATAAATCCAGAGCTATAGAGCACAGTAGCTCCAGCACAATAGCTTTGTCATCACATCCCTGGATATTTGAGGATCTACAGTCCCCTTTCTACTAAAACTCGAGTCAAGTCATTACAactactgaacacacacacacacacacacacacacaggtgttttAAGGTTAGAAAGCTATCTCTCATGCAAACAAACGTGCACATATAGTTGTGTGGGAGCTAACAAAAATTACACCGACATGTTCTGCACCCTTGCATATGCATATAGAGGCACACTGGTCAATTATAACATGGCACAGGTGCAGGCAAAGCCTTGCAAACACTAAAACCATCCTGGCAGTGTGGCATTGCTGCAATCTTTAGCActcttcctccttttctcttttctacACCAGCCACCTCTTTTACTTCTTCCTTGCTTCTTTCCCTCCAACCCCACCTCCCCTCCCGTTCCTTTATCCTGAGCGCCTGGCATATTCAGATACTGAAGTCCTCATTACGGCTCAATCCAacctcagcaaacacacaaacagattaGCCGCTTAAGACGCTCCCAATCCCCCTCTCCCTCGCTACTCTGCTGTGCTATCAGGCCCCAGCACAACCCTGTGAGATGAGCCAGGGGCAAGGCTTACTGCAGACTGCAGCCTCCGCTTGCTCCTCCACAAAATCCCTCTGCGTCACAGCCCCGTGTCACAGCTGCCCCTAATACAATTAAAAGTCATTTGCAGAACGCACAGGCTTAGGGGATCACAGTGTGGGTGGGGGGTTAAATTGGGGAATGTGACGGGGGGGGGACAGGGAGTTGGGGCATTAATTCCAGAAATATTTTAGGAAACAGTAGAAAAAGGCTCCCACTTGTTTTGTGGCCAAAATCACAGTCTGGCTTTCTGGAGTTCGGCTCTGTTTGACAGAAGCTGGACACAGTCGGGATTAATTGACGCCAGTGGATCAAATTGTGTATGTGTAAATAGCTAATTGATacataaacaaaaaagcaaTGATTGTTTGAAAGAGAGAACGAGTAAAATAATTTTTCCTTTATACATAACTTGCTTCAGATTTTCAGCTCCTGGTACAATCTGATTGGCAGAAAGTCAGGGAACAACAAAGCATAGAATAATAAACTGTCCTCTGGGTGCCTGGACTAAGATTAGACTAGCCTCTCGAGAGCAcgtgttgtattttattgtggGGTTTTTCATGCTTTATTTGGTAAAAGCTCTAATGACTGGGGTATTCTTACTGAGCCTTCTTTGATGTGCCCAGGCCACCAAGCAATGGCAGGCTCCCTCATGCCTCCCTCAAAGGTGGTCTCCTTCCCACAGAGGAAGGGTCCGTTGCTGCCACCTGAGGAgtcaaaaaccacaaaaacaccTGCATCAATCACACGGGACACAAAAGCGagtcagaattagatttttaaaaaagcactttGTTTGTGAAATAATTGCCTACTTTCATTGGGGCCAGACATAACAGCTGCACCGTTGTCCGAGGTGAAGAAGACAAAGGTATTATTGTCAATACCAAGAGTTCGCAGCCACTTCAAAATCTGACCGATGCTGTAGTCCAGCTCCATCACAGCATCGCCATAGCTACAGCACAAAGGCAGATCACATTTTTCACCTCGATACAATCATTCATAACCACTTGCATGACATTGTCTTTGCGTCAATAGGAGAGTCAGCAGGATAAAATGTACCGGCCTCGCTGGCTCTTCCCTAAGAAGCGTTTGGAGGCATAGACGGGGGCGTGAGTGGCATCGACTGCCCAGTAGAGGAAGAAGGGCTGCTGAGCTTTAGTTTGACGAAGTATGAAGTCAAGACCTTCCTGCAGAGGTGGAAGAAAATGTCATTACACTGGGAATACAAAAGCCAGGAGACTTACTGCAGCTTCTTTCACAGCATTGCAGTTAAGGTAACTAGAAttctctttctcactcactaaaCACTCAAACAGTGTTTTCAAGTAAAGCAGTGAGTCAGACAGTCCTTCAATAAAACCACCTCCAAGAAGAGAGTATGGagttcagtttttgtttaaacTGTTTTAGAGTGAGACTCATCAGCCTTCTTAGGTATTGTTGTACTAAGGAGTCTCCAACATGTTGTCCAGCctgttgaaatcaataaaagcaaACTGAGGAACATCTCTCGACACAATGCAAAACAGTTTCAACAgtttcaacaaaaacacacattctaACTGTCATGTAGGCAGAATACTGTATTCTAGTTTTAGCAGTTTATTAACACTTATATGAAAACTGAGCTTGCAACCCAGGAAAAGGATGGTTATAATTCATCTGAAACCCTTTGCTAactacatttcagacacttacATTTGCACCATTTGTTCTTTATTACAAAAACAGATAATCATTTTGCACACAGGGAAATATTTTACAGTAATGACTGCAAATTTGCCAGTTATCCAAACAAAACTTAACagttacaaaaacaaatctgATTTTTGCTTAATGTTCACCAAGTTTTAAGACATGCTGCCTTTCACAGGACTGCCCTCTTTCAGTGATGACATCACACCAGTCCACCATGCAGTGTGTCTCTGCATGCTGGTTTTGATCATGTTCCAAACTGAATGGGAAGGACCGCCGCAGCAGAGATAATCAGTGCACTTCCTCTGGTGAAATTACAGTAATTATTAAAGGCCAGAATTAGGCTTTACCtgcattcattatttattttcaattatatgttttgaattttttcatGTTTGGGTGAGCCAAGGTAAAATTCTGTATTCTGGCAGGCATTGACATTTTGTCCCAGCCCTATGAGAGCTTGGATAGGCTCCCAGAAGGCAAAAGGTGGGTTAACACCCTGGACAAGTTGCTAGTTTAACACAGGACCATTCTGTCAACTGCTTTACAAAACATTGCATCAAAATGTGAAGTACCTGATATGAGTTTGTCACACTGAGACAGCAACAACAGGTGATCCTTCGCTTACCATCAGGTAGATCTGTGTGAGATTTGACTCTCCAGTATTTCTGTCAATCTTAAAGTCCTCATagaatctgaaaaaaataacagatgTATACATTTCATTGACAACACGTTCCTCCCATCTGAATAATAGCTAAGGTCAAGCTGGGTTATTTATCGTCCGTGTTTTTAActagacaaaaaaaagatttagcAGTAACCTGATTGTGTCATCAGTCTGCCTCCAAACTGACTGAAACTACCGTGGACTATGTGATTAGGAGAAAGGAAGTAAATTTCCCTCCTGTTGAGGGTGTTTGCAGGAAATTTTGGTGAAAGCCATATTTGGGAAGTCTCAGCGAAGCTGAGCAGAGGGAACTGTTATGAGGCGCTGCTGAAGCGTGGCGCGGCGAACAGAGAAGCAGTGACAGGCATCTCTTTCTTACGCTTCACTTCCTCCAGGTGTCCTCGTACACAGCCAACGCAACCTGCCGTCTCTTGagggcgtgtgtgtgtctccgtGTATATGTgcctacgtgtgtgtgtgcttctgtcCAGGGCCCAGGTATGCGGTGCTGATTAAACCCACGGCTAAGCGAAAAACACGCCCGGCTGCCAGTTCCAATGACCCTGAATACACATATGGCTGTTTTGGGGAAAACAAATGGGCGGAAAATGGAATACACAAGCACAGCTGGTACAAAGAAGGAAGAAGGGCGGGGGGGAAGAGACACTCAACTCATCCTGAGGAGCAGACAGCCAAACTATTCCACTGAGTCATGGGGAAGGAGATTCGTATATAGATTTTCAgccttgctgtgtgtttgtgtgtgatatTACCTGCCGAGCATCTCAGAGTTGTTGTAGACAGGGATGTTGGGTTTCGACTGGTCGTTATAAGGGCCAAAGTGGCAGTTTGGTGAACCAAACCATTCATCAAAACCGTTCTTCAGAGGAAGATACTGTGGTCTGTGGCCCAGGTGCCTATAGCGACAAATAAAGTGCATTCACACACTAAGATCAGTGTAGCTGAAGATCAACCcatatgtttttgtgtatttactCTTAGCTATAAAATCAGATATTCTTGCCCTgatatttattttctaaaggcttacagttttttttcctgtttggaTGCAAATACTTACAGTTCTTCACAGTATGTAGACAAATTTTCAAATTTTAGAGGCTTAAAACGTGACACTGTGCATTTGCTTTACTGACTAACAAAATATGATGGTGGCATCAAAAAGACTTTGTTCTCATCTTAGCTGCACAGAAAGTCTATGTACAGGTTGCAATCCTacttaaagaaaagaagaagaaataagaaaataaacactcttttttgtatatttgaaAATATACTGCACCACATACTTCCACCAACACTCCTTCCACAACTGATCGTTGCTCTCTAAACCTTCAGAGACTTTAAAACCTGAGAAAAGATAAAGAGCTCACCACTTGCCAACTATCTTGCTGACATAGCCCTTTGTCTTCAGCAGCTGGGGTAACAAAATCTCATCCTTGGATATACCTCCTACTATCTCCTGTGGTGTGTATGCTGCAAAACATAGATCCAAATTTAAGGTATTGAACTTTCCTTTGCTGCAACTATAAACTGCACAGTATAGATAATGCAGTGAGAAATGAGCAAGAAATTATTTGCAGTTGAATGAGTTGCACAATGCAAACGCACTCACTATTCCACTTTCCAAACTTCTAGGGAGACttttcagacaaaaacaaaacaaaacaactaccTTTCAATATATGTAACTAAATGGTTCTACAACCTAAGTCCCAACATGGGTATAAGACATTTAGAAAAATGTCCTGGAGCACTTTCTTTAGCATGTTTGGGCTCCACTGGCACATGAATGTGGAAAGTCTCTGCTGCCTCATCCCACAATGCCTGTGTCCATTTTAGATAGAAGCTTTTATTGTAGATTTTGAAATAATTacttaattattattgttagttaataattatTACTTCTttaattattacttatttattatttaattacttcagtttttttgTAATATGTGTGTAAATAAGCTATTTCTTTTCTATACTTTTTCGCCCTCGactttgtttgtatttattttattgagctgttgtttttcttttgggatgaatacattttttcttcttcctcttcctctttgtctcatTATTGTTACAAGCATGCTGTTATGTTGTGAAATAATTATCTGAGGACTGCAGCTCGAGATAGGGTGGCTGCAGTGAGCTCGTCTGGGTTTAACGCCAAGCTGCGGTACTAAACCAGTGAGCAACAAGGACGAACAACAAGAGGAAGTGAAGTACAAGTGCTGTCTTACTGTATAATCTATgcttaaaaactaaaatattatattaacagCCCCACCGGCCGCATATCTTTTACTCTATTTTATATTGTAACTAACAAACTCACTAAAAAgtaagccttttttttcttatttgttatcactattattattattaataacatTTTCATATCGGACCATTAATTGTATTTAAAAGATGGCTATACCCCCCCATCTGTCCATTTTTGGACTCCTGATTTGAAGCCTCCAAGCTATTGGCTATTTAAACTAATGCAGTGGGCATTGGGGTGGCTCCATGGCTCTGACTGAAAAACCAGGTGATGTAACCACACCCCAAAGAATCACCTGGTTTAACCTCCGTTAAACTTAAaccattatttaaaaacatttgcatcaAGTTGTCTGCAGCCAGAGAATTAAAGAATATAGGATAAAATCAGGCTGTAAGAAATCATTGAGCAACTCAAATAACTcaattgtaaaaaaaattcttgataGAAACTCCAACTCCAATATGAAGAAAAGCAAACTTTGTAGTTGCTTTCATCCATCACCGTTTGTTTTACAACACAAAAACTCTACAGTAAAGCTTCAGAAGTTAAAATATGATGTACAGATGAACACTTAACTTTTTCTGATATAATGTTTAAATTAGCTTGCTGAAGGCTGGAAAGCAGGGGTAAGTCTAAAAGGGGGGCGGGGGCATGCGGTGTACTAGATTGTGTTTATGTAAAGGCTTTAGTAACTATATTTTCCAGATTCAGATTAATATAACATATAActaaaatattatattaattaaattgtgtttatatttaaaaatataaaaacaaaagcttttttGTTTCCTCTCAGGCGAGTAAAAATTAACGGCCCACTAAAACTCTGAGCCACAGAGTGGGATGTTAGGCTATTATTAACTTTAATTATTAACATTAATTATTAACATCTTCGGAACATCTGTTTTCAGCAGCAGGAAATGTTGCATCAAAGTGCAGGTCAAGTCTTAGTTCTGAGAATGTTGATATGCTCGCTTTTCTTCATTGCAACCACCACATGCTCAGTCATTCACCGCTTAAACATGccgacacacacatgcacaaaaacacatacactTGAACACACACCTTATCTATTGCATCCAGAAAATACAATACTATCTGAAATCCGTTTACCTCCTACTAATGTAAGAACGCTGTCCAT is drawn from Oreochromis aureus strain Israel breed Guangdong linkage group 1, ZZ_aureus, whole genome shotgun sequence and contains these coding sequences:
- the galns gene encoding N-acetylgalactosamine-6-sulfatase — protein: MGRMVALTLITFFGAIICCSWTKSIPNAPTPNIIIMLMDDMGWGDLGVFGQPSKETPNLDAMAAEGMLLPNFYTANPLCSPSRAALLTGRLPIRNGFYTTNAHARNAYTPQEIVGGISKDEILLPQLLKTKGYVSKIVGKWHLGHRPQYLPLKNGFDEWFGSPNCHFGPYNDQSKPNIPVYNNSEMLGRFYEDFKIDRNTGESNLTQIYLMEGLDFILRQTKAQQPFFLYWAVDATHAPVYASKRFLGKSQRGRYGDAVMELDYSIGQILKWLRTLGIDNNTFVFFTSDNGAAVMSGPNESGSNGPFLCGKETTFEGGMREPAIAWWPGHIKEGSVNFQLANVMDLFTTSLVLAGINPPDDRILDGLDLTPVLLNSSQPLKNRPIFYYRGNELMAVRLGQYKAHYWTWSNSWEEFKKGINFCPGEEVPNVTTHEQKEHTLQPLIFHLGRDPGEKFPLSVLSKEYQDALSRISAVVQQHKDTLVPGIPQLNMCDIAVMNWAPAGCEKLGKCLKPPESNPWKCDWPH